The Amylolactobacillus amylophilus DSM 20533 = JCM 1125 genome contains a region encoding:
- a CDS encoding TrmH family RNA methyltransferase, with the protein MQEINSMNNPTIKHVRKLQQKKYRNQEQEYIIEGFHLIEEALKAPKRFKFLLGTKEALDKLVANPELADLLNLNSSKIIQINDSLAEHLSQTVTTQEIFMVLPINQPGTYSFNYGRWVILDGLADPGNVGTIVRTADAAGYNGVVLSPYSVDIYNAKVQRSMQGSQFHLPVIRQDINAAIASLKENDIPVLVSLLNQNAQSVFDYGAPAQFAIVVGNEAHGVSASVIEQADQELYIPITGKAESLNAAVAAGILMYQLVQVK; encoded by the coding sequence ATGCAAGAAATTAATTCAATGAACAATCCGACCATCAAGCACGTTAGGAAGTTGCAGCAGAAGAAGTACCGCAACCAGGAACAAGAGTACATCATTGAGGGCTTCCACCTCATTGAGGAAGCTCTGAAGGCTCCCAAGCGTTTCAAATTTCTGTTGGGCACGAAGGAGGCGCTCGACAAGCTAGTTGCTAATCCCGAGCTAGCCGACTTACTCAACCTGAATAGCAGTAAAATTATTCAAATAAACGACTCACTGGCGGAGCATTTAAGCCAAACGGTGACCACCCAGGAAATCTTCATGGTGCTGCCGATTAATCAGCCGGGAACCTACTCATTCAACTATGGGCGGTGGGTCATTCTGGATGGCTTAGCCGATCCCGGTAATGTCGGTACCATCGTCCGGACCGCCGATGCTGCCGGCTACAATGGTGTAGTCCTGAGTCCCTACAGCGTGGATATCTATAACGCTAAGGTTCAACGCAGTATGCAGGGAAGCCAGTTCCACCTGCCCGTGATTCGGCAGGACATCAATGCGGCAATTGCTAGTCTGAAGGAGAATGATATTCCTGTTCTTGTGAGCCTGTTGAACCAAAACGCCCAGTCCGTGTTTGACTACGGCGCTCCGGCACAGTTTGCGATTGTAGTTGGTAACGAAGCCCACGGTGTTAGTGCTAGCGTCATTGAACAAGCGGATCAAGAACTTTACATCCCGATTACGGGTAAAGCGGAGTCCTTAAACGCTGCTGTAGCCGCCGGAATTCTCATGTATCAACTTGTACAAGTAAAATAA
- a CDS encoding acylphosphatase, whose amino-acid sequence MITNEIIVHGLVQGVGFRFMTKLVADQLHVFGTVENLANGDVRIVAQADSETMTHFLTKIKASPSPSGHVETMQVRELTDVQPLHSFRVTG is encoded by the coding sequence ATGATCACAAACGAGATAATTGTGCACGGTTTAGTCCAGGGCGTGGGCTTTCGTTTCATGACGAAACTGGTGGCGGACCAACTTCACGTATTTGGTACGGTAGAGAATTTAGCAAATGGCGACGTGCGCATCGTCGCTCAGGCAGACTCAGAGACGATGACGCATTTCTTAACAAAAATTAAAGCTTCTCCCTCGCCTTCCGGGCACGTGGAAACCATGCAGGTCCGGGAATTAACGGATGTGCAACCACTACATTCATTTAGGGTGACTGGTTGA
- the yidC gene encoding membrane protein insertase YidC, whose amino-acid sequence MNKKLLKKIGLLLLVASLIVVVTGCARVDYSAMKPPTDPFMGTIYRFIGHPLQNLMLGVAKSMSGTNGAGWAIALITFVVRLILLPLMLNQSLKSTRQQEKMKVLQPQLKLVQEAVRRPGITQAQKMQINQLSMQIYKENNMSMMGGMGCLPLLLQLPIMMGIYQAVVYSKDLFSASFFGIALGKPSMILTIVATLLYLAQGYMMTIGVPEDQKKMMRTTMMMSPLMTFFISFSAPAALALYFLVGGIIAIIQQAIVSFIIMPRVKRDVDRELKEHPMKEVVTEGTINAILNQETADAAITNADSTATDATPTTKQNVESRNRQRNAGKQQHHHDRNN is encoded by the coding sequence ATGAATAAAAAATTACTCAAGAAAATTGGCTTGTTACTGCTGGTAGCGAGCTTGATTGTCGTCGTTACAGGCTGTGCTCGCGTAGACTACTCGGCCATGAAGCCACCGACCGATCCGTTCATGGGCACGATTTACCGCTTCATTGGGCACCCATTGCAGAACCTGATGTTGGGTGTCGCAAAGTCAATGAGTGGTACAAACGGAGCAGGTTGGGCAATTGCTCTAATCACCTTCGTGGTCAGACTGATACTTTTACCGTTGATGTTGAACCAATCCTTGAAGTCTACCAGACAACAAGAGAAGATGAAGGTGCTCCAGCCCCAGCTAAAACTCGTTCAAGAGGCCGTTAGACGCCCTGGCATCACCCAAGCACAAAAGATGCAAATTAACCAACTTTCGATGCAGATTTACAAAGAGAACAACATGTCGATGATGGGTGGCATGGGCTGCCTGCCATTACTACTGCAACTCCCAATCATGATGGGAATCTACCAAGCGGTAGTTTACTCGAAGGATTTGTTCAGTGCCTCATTCTTTGGCATTGCACTTGGTAAACCTTCGATGATTCTAACCATCGTCGCCACACTATTGTACCTGGCTCAGGGCTACATGATGACGATTGGCGTACCCGAGGACCAGAAGAAGATGATGCGGACAACTATGATGATGAGTCCGTTGATGACCTTCTTCATCAGTTTCTCCGCCCCAGCTGCCTTGGCGCTTTACTTCTTGGTCGGCGGAATTATCGCCATCATCCAACAGGCCATCGTCTCATTCATCATTATGCCAAGAGTTAAGCGTGACGTGGACCGCGAGCTGAAGGAACACCCAATGAAGGAAGTCGTGACAGAGGGTACAATTAATGCTATTCTAAATCAAGAAACTGCAGATGCTGCAATAACCAATGCGGATTCGACAGCTACAGACGCTACCCCTACCACAAAGCAAAACGTTGAGAGTCGTAACAGACAGCGAAATGCCGGTAAACAACAGCATCATCATGATAGAAATAATTAA
- a CDS encoding IS3 family transposase, with protein MKELSQKIDERSGKVFSVALSCQIMQVARSSYYAWLNHVPSKRNIDDQGILDYVIQLEEAHNYIFGVKRLVMHVNDDTQYHVSNSKMRRIMRENNIVASIKTKRKPRKKRKEEIISKNLLLNEDYTHNFKPGYANKYWVTDCTELLYGINNQCKLRLSAIKDLYDHSIIAWMVDDTETAKLVTETFKLAIENEYGAVPEILHSDRGSGYVSGLFNTTLSAEGVLHSMSRPGEPGDNSSIESFWSHMKEEYFRFYTSNTKQELIDNIAEFMSWYNNERRQSTLKGMTPKEFRNHASKNIA; from the coding sequence ATTAAAGAATTATCACAGAAAATAGATGAAAGAAGCGGAAAAGTCTTCAGCGTAGCTCTGAGCTGCCAAATTATGCAAGTTGCACGTTCATCTTACTATGCCTGGTTAAACCATGTTCCATCGAAAAGGAATATCGATGATCAAGGCATCCTAGATTACGTAATTCAATTAGAAGAAGCACACAACTATATCTTTGGGGTAAAGCGCCTAGTGATGCATGTAAATGACGATACACAATATCATGTATCCAATAGTAAAATGCGACGAATCATGAGAGAAAATAATATAGTAGCTTCAATTAAGACCAAACGTAAACCAAGAAAAAAACGTAAAGAAGAAATTATCAGTAAAAATTTACTACTGAACGAAGACTATACGCACAACTTTAAGCCCGGGTACGCTAATAAATATTGGGTTACAGACTGTACCGAGTTACTCTATGGCATAAATAATCAGTGTAAACTTCGGCTCAGTGCGATAAAGGATCTGTATGACCATTCGATAATTGCGTGGATGGTAGATGATACAGAAACCGCAAAATTGGTAACAGAGACATTTAAGTTAGCGATTGAGAATGAATATGGTGCAGTACCAGAAATACTGCACAGCGATCGTGGTAGCGGCTATGTGTCAGGGCTGTTTAACACTACCTTATCAGCTGAAGGAGTCTTGCATAGTATGTCGCGACCGGGAGAACCAGGTGATAATAGTTCAATCGAGAGCTTCTGGAGCCACATGAAAGAAGAGTACTTTAGGTTCTACACTTCAAATACAAAGCAAGAATTGATAGACAACATAGCGGAATTTATGAGCTGGTATAACAATGAACGCAGACAAAGCACACTAAAAGGCATGACTCCGAAAGAATTTCGAAATCATGCCTCAAAAAATATTGCCTGA
- a CDS encoding helix-turn-helix domain-containing protein, whose amino-acid sequence MAKHYSVEEKIEILSFLDKGWGITEVAQYHSLSTSTVKRWRHQYQLKGIGGLKQRKYTHFSQEFKQKVVLEYLSTDTSLPFLRDKYNISNESVIYQWVKLYTSGNKLEATRRSEMNKGRSTTLKERIEITNWVIAHDYDYSGAMRKFTVSYGQVYSWTKKLKKYGPDGLIDRRGKGKSENDLLTTAEKQALEVKRLKEQVTYLSTENNLLKKLQEIERRDSKRTNIVQLKNYHRK is encoded by the coding sequence TTGGCTAAACATTATAGTGTTGAGGAAAAGATTGAGATATTGTCCTTCTTAGATAAAGGCTGGGGTATAACTGAGGTTGCCCAATACCATTCTTTATCTACAAGTACCGTCAAACGTTGGAGACATCAGTATCAGCTTAAAGGTATTGGTGGGCTTAAACAAAGGAAATACACCCACTTTTCTCAAGAATTTAAACAGAAAGTCGTCCTTGAATATCTCAGTACGGATACTTCTCTACCGTTTCTACGTGACAAGTACAATATATCAAATGAATCTGTCATCTATCAGTGGGTAAAACTGTATACTAGTGGTAATAAATTAGAGGCCACTAGGAGATCTGAGATGAATAAAGGAAGATCAACCACTCTCAAAGAGCGGATAGAAATCACAAATTGGGTTATTGCACATGATTACGACTATAGTGGTGCCATGCGTAAGTTCACCGTTTCATATGGTCAGGTATACAGTTGGACTAAGAAGTTGAAGAAATACGGTCCCGATGGACTCATTGATCGCCGCGGTAAGGGAAAATCTGAAAATGATTTACTCACTACGGCCGAAAAGCAGGCACTGGAAGTTAAGCGACTAAAGGAGCAGGTAACTTACTTGTCCACAGAAAATAATCTTTTAAAAAAATTACAGGAGATAGAAAGAAGGGATTCCAAGAGAACAAATATCGTGCAATTAAAGAATTATCACAGAAAATAG
- a CDS encoding LPXTG cell wall anchor domain-containing protein, whose product MFNLDQGDLPDTYVLKEYETIPNTLPITGSNTRALLLSGLTLVLISGISIFGFRLHRRNKQDLAALEQVLKK is encoded by the coding sequence GTGTTCAATCTTGATCAAGGCGACCTGCCTGATACTTACGTCCTGAAAGAATATGAGACGATTCCAAACACGCTACCTATAACAGGCTCTAACACCCGGGCGCTGCTCCTTTCAGGGTTAACGTTAGTGCTCATCTCCGGAATATCCATCTTTGGCTTCAGGTTACACCGGCGCAATAAGCAGGACCTTGCAGCGCTCGAACAAGTCTTGAAGAAGTAA
- a CDS encoding BspA family leucine-rich repeat surface protein, with protein MKINPQEPFGTGDLLETPVTEDVLAKGIFGTAKWYIDTNGTMHIGPGNFGRLKQSTLSPWDVYKDKIKKIIFPVTEKIIANTDSGYLFANLTNLEKIENINNWDTSNVTNMRYMFADASGITNLALSNFDTAKVIDMTNIFGGMTSLQTDNIW; from the coding sequence TTGAAGATTAACCCGCAGGAGCCTTTTGGTACCGGTGATTTACTCGAAACTCCGGTGACTGAAGATGTTTTAGCCAAAGGAATCTTCGGTACGGCGAAGTGGTATATCGACACTAACGGGACAATGCATATTGGACCAGGAAACTTTGGAAGATTAAAGCAAAGTACATTGTCACCTTGGGACGTATACAAAGACAAAATTAAAAAAATTATTTTTCCAGTAACAGAGAAAATAATTGCAAATACGGACTCAGGATATCTATTTGCTAATTTAACTAATCTAGAAAAAATCGAAAATATCAATAATTGGGACACCAGTAACGTGACTAATATGCGGTATATGTTTGCGGATGCGTCTGGTATAACCAATCTGGCTTTAAGTAATTTTGATACAGCAAAAGTTATCGATATGACTAACATTTTTGGAGGGATGACATCTCTCCAAACAGATAACATTTGGTGA
- a CDS encoding class C sortase gives MLEKGIGNLAWSSLPTGGKNTLSVLTGHSGLANQIYFDNIKHLKKGDIIYLNVFGDKLSYKVIGQQVIDPNNHAEYDHLYVKPGQDRITLMTCTPIFINSHRLLIFAKRVPTKVAQKTQIKHRNIWYDRTQIED, from the coding sequence GTGTTAGAGAAGGGAATTGGCAATTTAGCTTGGAGTAGTTTACCCACGGGTGGGAAGAATACACTCAGCGTCTTGACCGGGCATTCTGGCTTAGCCAACCAGATTTATTTCGATAACATCAAGCACCTGAAGAAGGGTGATATCATCTATCTCAATGTATTTGGCGATAAATTGTCGTATAAGGTCATTGGGCAGCAGGTTATCGACCCAAACAATCATGCTGAGTATGATCACCTGTACGTCAAGCCAGGTCAGGATCGGATTACATTGATGACGTGTACGCCGATCTTTATCAACAGTCACCGCCTCCTGATTTTTGCCAAGCGGGTACCAACTAAAGTGGCACAAAAGACACAAATCAAGCATCGGAACATATGGTACGACCGGACTCAAATTGAAGATTAA
- a CDS encoding HAMP domain-containing sensor histidine kinase, whose translation MKKRTNQSEKIAAEDKKPRHFSITTKWVSLVGLTIAFTFMVFSVTIYTLIQTKLMQQERAIAADTINIVENRLVEIPDNLMISNVVTNLSPETKRVIEGKPAISGSNQRNVFDDSVLSSLSKPDLTLVVFNKAKEVVFSSKEINVKERPSAHFGYRINNRRGRNVLTGIRPVVSAQTGKLTGYIMAQNEMNNANSILAELRLWTIVLSVSAILVTIVLSYLVVRGILRPIKLMSKVAKTLDDAPESDARIPDLKRNDELGELTLTFNQMLDRMQSYTEQQKNFVGDVSHELRTPVAVIEGHLNLLNRWGKDDPEVLDESIKASIQEVSRMKHLIQEMLDLTRAEQIDILYPDEVTKVEEVVHQVVDNIRLVHPDFEIQLDDDLEPNTNMKIYRNHLEQILIILMDNAIKYSTTRNEIIISAASNESTVNLVVQDFGEGISREDKEKIFGRFYRVDKARTREKGGNGLGLPIAKKLVESYHGTITVDSLEGSGSQFKISFPRNTK comes from the coding sequence ATGAAAAAAAGAACTAACCAGTCGGAAAAAATTGCTGCGGAAGATAAAAAACCGCGGCATTTTTCAATTACGACAAAATGGGTCAGTTTAGTTGGACTGACAATTGCCTTTACCTTCATGGTCTTCTCTGTGACCATTTATACTCTGATTCAAACTAAACTGATGCAGCAGGAGCGCGCCATCGCTGCTGATACCATTAATATTGTTGAAAATCGGCTGGTGGAGATTCCGGATAATTTGATGATTTCAAATGTGGTGACAAATCTTTCGCCGGAAACTAAGCGAGTGATTGAGGGCAAGCCCGCTATCTCGGGTAGCAATCAAAGAAATGTCTTTGATGATTCGGTCCTCAGTAGTCTGTCGAAGCCAGACCTGACGCTTGTGGTGTTTAACAAGGCCAAGGAAGTAGTTTTCTCAAGTAAAGAGATTAATGTTAAAGAACGTCCTAGTGCCCACTTCGGCTATCGTATAAACAATAGACGGGGCAGGAATGTGCTCACAGGTATCCGTCCGGTAGTTTCCGCTCAGACCGGCAAATTAACTGGTTATATCATGGCTCAAAACGAGATGAATAATGCGAACAGCATCCTCGCGGAGCTGCGATTATGGACGATTGTTCTCTCGGTTTCGGCTATTCTGGTGACCATCGTCCTAAGTTACCTGGTGGTGCGTGGTATTCTCCGGCCAATCAAGCTGATGTCCAAGGTTGCAAAGACTTTGGATGATGCACCTGAGTCTGACGCCCGGATTCCGGACTTGAAACGCAATGATGAATTAGGCGAACTAACATTAACCTTCAACCAGATGCTTGACCGAATGCAAAGCTATACCGAGCAGCAGAAGAACTTCGTGGGGGACGTCTCACACGAACTCCGTACGCCCGTAGCGGTCATTGAGGGTCACCTTAACTTGTTGAACCGCTGGGGTAAAGACGACCCTGAGGTGTTGGATGAGTCGATTAAGGCCTCCATCCAAGAAGTCTCCCGCATGAAGCATTTGATCCAAGAGATGCTCGATTTAACGCGTGCAGAACAGATTGACATCTTGTATCCAGATGAGGTAACAAAGGTGGAAGAAGTGGTTCATCAGGTCGTCGATAATATTCGTCTGGTGCACCCGGACTTTGAGATTCAGCTCGACGACGACTTGGAGCCGAATACCAATATGAAAATCTACCGGAATCACCTTGAGCAAATTCTGATTATTCTGATGGACAATGCCATTAAGTACTCAACTACGAGAAATGAAATCATTATTTCTGCAGCATCAAATGAGAGCACCGTGAACTTGGTCGTGCAGGATTTCGGTGAAGGAATCAGCCGTGAGGATAAGGAGAAAATCTTTGGGAGATTCTACCGGGTTGATAAGGCTCGTACAAGGGAAAAGGGCGGCAATGGTCTAGGCTTGCCGATTGCCAAAAAGCTGGTGGAGAGTTACCACGGCACGATTACGGTCGATTCGCTTGAGGGTAGCGGGAGTCAGTTCAAGATAAGTTTTCCAAGAAATACTAAGTAA
- a CDS encoding response regulator transcription factor, translated as MAKILIIEDEKNLSRFVELELQHESYETVVENNGRRGLEIALSQNFDVILLDLMLPELNGLEVARRVRQAKTTPIIMMTARDSVIDRVSGLDHGADDYIVKPFAIEELLARIRAVLRRVEIEDTHNSPKITSREVVKFKDLVIETNNRMVRRGDKSVDLTKREYNLLMTLVDNENNVVSREQLLDKIWGPESKIETNVVEVYIRYLRNKIDVEGQPSYIKTIRGTGYVMRTDD; from the coding sequence ATGGCAAAAATTTTAATTATTGAAGATGAAAAAAATCTTTCACGCTTTGTAGAACTCGAATTACAACATGAAAGTTATGAAACAGTTGTTGAGAATAACGGTCGTCGCGGTCTAGAAATTGCACTAAGTCAGAACTTTGATGTAATTCTCCTAGACTTGATGCTGCCAGAACTCAATGGTTTAGAAGTTGCGCGCCGGGTTCGTCAGGCGAAGACGACACCAATTATTATGATGACGGCCCGTGATTCTGTGATTGACCGTGTTTCTGGACTTGATCATGGTGCAGATGACTATATCGTCAAGCCGTTCGCGATTGAGGAATTATTGGCGCGGATTCGGGCCGTATTACGCCGGGTGGAGATTGAAGATACACATAATTCACCGAAGATTACGAGCCGCGAAGTAGTTAAATTTAAGGATCTTGTGATTGAAACCAACAATCGCATGGTTCGGCGTGGGGATAAGTCGGTTGACTTAACCAAACGCGAATACAACCTGCTGATGACGTTGGTCGATAATGAGAATAACGTTGTAAGTCGTGAACAACTACTCGACAAGATTTGGGGTCCAGAATCGAAGATTGAAACGAACGTTGTGGAAGTTTATATCAGATACCTCCGGAATAAGATTGATGTTGAAGGACAACCTTCATACATTAAGACAATTCGCGGTACAGGGTATGTAATGAGGACTGACGACTAG
- the gndA gene encoding NADP-dependent phosphogluconate dehydrogenase, whose product MQKPEIGVIGMAVMGKSLALNIESRGYTVGIYNRTGSKTEKVMEDHADKNLVPSYTIEDFVNSLEKPRRIIMMVQAGKGTDAVIEQLLALLDKGDVLIDGGNTYFEDTVRRNKMLDESGINFIGMGVSGGELGALEGPSMMPGGQKEAYDLVAPILEKMSAKAPADGAPCVTYIGPNGAGHYVKMVHNGIEYGDMELIAESYNILRNVLGLSTDQIAEIFSEWNKGELESYLIEITADILTRKDDLGSDEPIVDKILDKAGNKGTGKWSSQNALEIGVSQSLITEAVYARYISTFKDERVAASEVLKDPANKPTNLNVDEVVDKVKKALYFSKIMSYAQGFEQMKLASANYDWNLNFGEIAKIWRAGCIIRAQFLQKITDAYNQNANLANLLLDDYFADIANNYQDAVRDVTSLAVQAGIPAPALSASVSYFDSYRAAVVPANIIQAQRDYFGAHTYERTDRPGIFHYSWYNEQ is encoded by the coding sequence GCCGTGGCTATACAGTGGGCATTTACAACCGGACTGGTTCCAAAACTGAAAAAGTAATGGAGGACCACGCGGATAAGAATCTAGTACCAAGCTACACGATTGAGGACTTCGTTAATTCATTAGAGAAGCCCCGCAGAATTATCATGATGGTGCAGGCCGGCAAGGGTACAGATGCTGTCATTGAACAACTTCTGGCACTACTAGACAAAGGCGACGTCTTAATTGATGGTGGTAATACATACTTTGAAGATACGGTTCGGCGCAACAAAATGTTGGACGAATCAGGTATCAACTTTATCGGGATGGGCGTTTCCGGTGGTGAATTAGGCGCACTTGAAGGACCTTCAATGATGCCCGGCGGTCAAAAGGAAGCGTATGATCTCGTTGCACCAATCCTCGAGAAGATGTCGGCTAAAGCACCAGCTGATGGCGCTCCTTGTGTCACCTACATCGGACCAAACGGTGCAGGTCACTACGTAAAGATGGTCCACAACGGTATCGAATATGGTGATATGGAGCTCATTGCTGAGAGCTACAATATCTTACGTAACGTACTGGGATTATCAACGGATCAAATCGCCGAGATTTTTAGCGAGTGGAATAAGGGCGAACTGGAAAGCTACCTCATCGAGATTACGGCAGATATTCTGACCAGAAAAGACGATCTGGGCAGTGATGAACCCATCGTCGATAAAATCCTCGATAAAGCCGGGAACAAGGGAACTGGTAAGTGGAGTTCACAGAACGCCCTCGAAATTGGTGTCTCTCAGTCACTAATTACAGAAGCCGTTTATGCACGTTACATTTCCACATTCAAAGATGAGCGTGTGGCTGCAAGTGAGGTGTTGAAGGATCCAGCTAACAAACCAACTAATTTGAACGTTGATGAGGTTGTTGATAAGGTTAAGAAAGCCCTTTACTTCAGTAAAATCATGAGTTACGCTCAAGGATTTGAGCAAATGAAATTGGCATCTGCTAACTATGATTGGAACCTCAATTTCGGTGAGATTGCTAAGATTTGGCGTGCTGGTTGTATTATTCGCGCTCAGTTCTTACAGAAGATTACTGATGCCTATAATCAAAATGCTAACCTCGCCAACCTGCTGTTGGACGATTACTTTGCGGACATCGCTAATAACTACCAAGATGCCGTTCGTGACGTGACTAGCCTCGCAGTGCAGGCAGGCATTCCTGCTCCAGCACTATCTGCCTCTGTGTCATACTTTGATTCTTACCGGGCAGCAGTTGTGCCCGCAAACATCATTCAAGCGCAACGTGACTATTTCGGTGCACATACTTACGAAAGAACAGATCGTCCGGGAATTTTCCATTATTCGTGGTATAATGAACAATAG